DNA sequence from the Vicia villosa cultivar HV-30 ecotype Madison, WI linkage group LG3, Vvil1.0, whole genome shotgun sequence genome:
AGTATTTCCTTCCCGAAAAATATGGGAAACCATAAAATTCCAATTAGCAACTATATTTATACAATTCACCCATCTATTTCTTATAGTCCACGGTACAACAAAAGGGGACTTGAACGCTTTAACCACCGTCGATGAGTCTGTTTCTAACCAAATGGAATTCCAATTATTCTCATAAGCGAACTCAATAGCAAGAATTGCACCCGAGAGTTCGGCCATGAGCGAATTGGAGAttcccaaagaagaagcaaaGGCTCCCAAGAACATACCATCACAATTTCTCGCAATACCACCGCAGGCTGACAAACCCGAAGAAGACGATGCAGCGTCACAATTAATTTTTATCCAGTTTCTTGGAGGCGGTTTCCAAATAACCTCCATAATAACCGGAGCTTTAGGAGGATGGATAGAGACTTTGAAACTCTTGAGAATGATGAAGTCATGCATATTCAACTGTTTCACCGCCGGAGAAGCACTACCAGCCAAGGAAACCGCATCCATAACGTAAGAAATGGcagcagaaaaattcatcctAATATCATGGAATCTAAACTTATTTCTAACTAGCCAAATAACATTTAAAACGAAGATGACGACAGCACCAACAACCGTTTTGCAGTGACCAGCCCCATAATTATTGCAAAGACTCCAAACATCATTCCAACTAAGAATAGGAAAGGAGAAATTAAGTTTTAGACCTAACCAATTCCAAAGTTTAGAAGAGTACTTACAGCCAAAGAAAAGATGGCATGTCGTTTCTTCCGCCTCATTGCAAAGATCGCACCGAGAAGGGAAAGCAAAATTTCTTCGCCGCCATTGTTCGTCCGTAGGGACTTTGTTATGTAAGAGCTTCCAAACAAAACACGACTTAGATGGTGGAATTGATTTGGACCAAAGCCACTGCCACCAAGCCTCTTGCTGCCCTTTCGGTCTCTTGAAGTCATAAGCGATTTTAGCAGAGAAATCGCCATTAGCATAATGCATCCAAACTTTCAAGTCGGGACAAAGATCGAAAGGAATGTGGCAGCCTGAAATTTTCTCCTGCAGCGCACTTGGTATGCAAGAAACAGCTTTAGAAAAATCCCATCTTCCATTTGTTATAATACTGCTGACTTTTTGATCGATGATAGCAGTCGCATCCGCTAACTCAGTATGCAACGGGCTGCCACACCAAGCGTCGTACCACAAACTAACGTTAGTGCCGCAACCCAGAATCCAAGAGGTATTGTTCTCCACAGTCGGCATTTCCGCCTTAATGCTGGACCAAATGGAAGAATAAATATGATTCTTTATGATTTTCTGATTTCTGAAGACTTTCTGCCTAAGCAACTCTGCCCAAGGTTCAACAGAATTGTGTAAATCCCAAGCCATCTTAAGATTATATGCTTCATTTAAACTAATGAGAGACCGAATACCAAGCCCGCCTTCGGGTAAAGGACAACACATATTCTTCCAAGCCACTGTTATGATTTTATTCTTTGTAGTTTCCCCGCTCCATATGAACCTTTTCAACGCACGCTCAACATCCCGGATAAGAGAAATCGGCCATGAATAAATAGCCATTGAATGAATGAGCATACCTTGAATGACAGATTTCACAAGCTCCACGCGACCGGCGAACGATAAAAGAGCACCTTTCCAAGAAGCTAACGTATGAATGATTTTATCCGCAATAGGACGAAGATGAATCATTTTTGGTTTACCTTTAAAGATAGGAACTCCAAGATAAACACACGAAGAAGTGCCAATTTTGAACCCCGACATGTTCGCCAAAATATTCAATCTGGAGACGGACAAAGAACCACCATAAAGAAAAGACTTGTTACAATTCACATGCTGCCCCGACACAGCAGCATACTCTTCAAACGCATAGATGAGATTCTTTATGTTTGAGAACTTGCCTCTACAGAATATGAAGACGTCGTCCGCGTATAGGATATGAGAAGGCACGATAACTTTGTTAGGACCCTTGATAAGATCTAGCTTCTTCAATGAAACAAGTAACAAAAAATTTCTACTAATCACCTCTTCTGCAAGACAGAAAAGCAGCGGCGAGAGTGGATCCCCTTGCCGGACTCCACGAGAACAAGTGAAATAACCATACAACACTCCGTTGATATTAACTGACAAATGGGCAGATTTTAGAATTTTATCAATCCACAAGCAAAACTTCTCATTGAAACCGAATTTGCGCAACACTTTCAAAATGAAACTCCATTCAAGAGTATCAAACGCTTTTGCAATATCCACCTTGACACTCAATGTAGGCACATATGTTGCATTATAAGCTGACGGAAATTACACGATCACTCTTGAGCTGCTTTCATTTACACAAAATgtgaaaaaacataaaacaacttcACAGTTTAATTCATAGAATTTGTCAAAAACAGCTAATCaaaaatttgaattaatttttagaaaaaagtTAGTAGTTGATGGTAGAAGGAGATGTATACCATCTCATTTATTCATCCATTCAAATTAGTAGgagaaaattatttaaaaatgtcTAAAATTAAACCACGTACAGCATGTAATAACATTGAGAGAAATTTAGTTTaatccataatttttttttttaaataaatattctgaaaatataatttttttatgaaattaaaaaaattagtttttaaagAATTCAAAATATAATATTGATTTAAATTGAACCGATTATAAACTAGTTTAAAAGTATAAACTGGTTTTAAActagttttaaattgaattgaaactATTTTAACAGTTAACTGGATTTTTATGCAAGTGGTTATTGCAAACTGAACTGAACCATAAATACGGTTTGGTTCAATGCAGTTCATGAACTATGAACACCCCTAATTTGAACATGCTTTCTTTACCAACACTAAATTGCCAACTTTATTAGTAATAGAAGCACTATTAAGAGCCATAACCTGAACATCCCTCGAGCCATCATTAGCAACCTCAAAATCCACTCCACCCCCAAATCTAAAAAACCAATGATGGCATTCTCTAACCACAAAAGAATTCCAAACCTCAATAAAATAGATGAATTATGGATGATGAATCCAACAATTAAAGACtcctatcatttttatttttatctacaatataagaaagttaactGATCTGGAAAATACAATTCTGCCCCTTTGCTTCCCCAAGCTGCCACATGGACACCTTACTTGATCTCCTTTTCTAAAGCACCGTGTCTGAGTTCAAAACAATCCAAAGAAAGCCTTTTCAAAATTTTTGCATGTGATAATAATCATTTTATATTGCTATCTTTCTTGGTAAACACAAATATTTCCTCTGCCATACTCAAAGTCATTTCATTAGGTTTTCTTTCTTGCTTTTCATTaggttttctttctctctttctatctACCTCCAGGTTTTTCCTCTTTCTCCAACTCACGGGCGATTTCAAATCTTTCCCAGCTACCATCTTTATCCATCTGCAACCTCTCCATCTTCTATCTTCAACCTCTGCATGGCTCGTCCTATGGAAAAAATTAAGGACATCAACGACACCAAAGAGTTGTGGAAAGTGGCGGTGAGAGTTTCCCATAAATGGAAGGTAGTCTCCAACAACAAGGAGCACTTTGAAATGATATTTGAAGACAAAGAGGTAAGTGATGTTTCTGTTTGTGCGTGTGAATGTTCGCATGGTTTTTTCTGTAAGTGATGATCATTGTTCATATGTTGTCGTCTTTGTTGTTTTATGCTTCTTCGATCTTTACCTTTTGAAGGTTCTATTTTTACTGTTGATGTTGCTTGATGTGTTTACAGAATCTGTTCCTTTTTTTTGGTTTTGAAGCATGTGTTCTTTCTTCTTTATATTGTAGATATACGAAAAATGGAATGCATGTGTACCATTTTCATGTTTTGAAACTAATTTACATAGTCTGTGTGCGAGGTTGTGTTCTGCATCTAACCCTTTTGTTTATTTCCAGGGTTCTGATATCCACGTTGTTGTTCCAACTACATGCATGGCCGCATACACTGAGAAGTTTGAGGTGGACCGGACCTATACTGTGTCTAATTTTTCTGTGCAGCCTAATAACTTAGTTTTCAAACCAAGTTCCCACAAGTTCTTAGTGAAATTTACTGGAGGAACTGCTGTTGGTGATGTTGACAAACATAACATACCCCCCAAACCACGCCCCTTCACCAGTTTTCCTGACATCATTAACGGGAACTTTCAGAAGAATGTACTCATTGGTAAAACTGCATCACGATACCATTTCCTTTTGCATTATATAGTAGCTCAATTACTTATGTTCTTTGTTTTCAATAATCCATCAGATGTTATTGGTATGCTTGAAAGTGTTGGGTATCAACAGACGCAAATTGGTGGGAAAAAGTTTCAGGCTAATTTCGTACTCCGAGATGCAAGGTATGTCGTCCAACCATCTTCttttggcttcttattttggcATGTTTTCATCTGTATCATGTCTTATAATGATAACATTTTTCATCTACTCCAGCAACAACACCATAAATTGCACCCTCTGGGAAGACTATGCTAAACAGTTTTTTAAGTTTAACGAGGACAACTCTGCGAAAACTGGGCCGATTGTTATTATGATTCAGTATGCTAAAGTAAAAGAAGCTGGTATGGCGTTTTGGAATGGAAAATACACGCAACGATTCCTTTTAGTGCATTGTTAATTTTGATCATGTTACTTAATATGTTTGTTTTCTTAATCTTTATTGTAGGACAATACCCTCTCTCCGTTACCAACACATTCCATGTTACGAAGCTTCTTATCAACGCGGATTTGCCGACTGTCAAGGACTTCGTTAAAACGTTGAATCCACTCTCTATTTGTGTAAAACGTCGTCTCATTTTTGTATTCCTATCATGTccaatatttattttgattttctcaTGCAGATTCCCAAAGGAATCGTTGCGCGTCGTTTCTACGCAACTGACCTCTCAGTCTCAACAATACTCCCGCACATCCACAAATGATAATGTTGGACAAAGTCATCTGCAGAAATTGCTCAACGGGGCTATTTCTGTACCACTCAGTGAGATGAAGAAAATCCGCGACGTAAAGAGGCGTAAATCTGAATTATAATGTATAAGCTATTTAAGGATGTTTATGCTTTCTTACAATACATATTCATTTTTTCATGCAGATTGCTTTCTGTGCTACTGTTGCAAAAACAAGCAAACTCATTGCGTCTTCCCACGGATGGTACTATCAGTGCTGCCATGAATGCACTAAATCGGCTCGCGGTGACAAACCTCCGTACAAATGTGATAATGGACATTTTACTGAGGCGGAGATCTATAAGTACGATACGTCTGTGACCTTTGTGAAAACAAAATTGCATTTCGATATTGTTTCTTATCattatgtttttttaacatttttatctaATCCAATAAACCAAATATAGGTATAAGATTGAAGTGGAAGGTTTCTATTTGAATACTTCTTGCAAGTTCATTTTTTGGGATAGAGAATGTACCGAAATCTTGCACGTCTCTGCTGCTCATATGCGGGATAAAATGATAAAGGTATTTTACGTCTTAGAACAATCATATCTTTAGTATTAGGCTGTTCTGCATGAGCATTAATAACATGTTATATTTGTTTTTTGTAGGCTGGTATAACGGATCCATTAGAATTCCCATTAGATCTTGATGCTATGTTGCACTTGAATCTTGCTTTGAGGGCTAAATGGCAGCCCAGCTGGGACAGCGCCTCAGTTATAATGTTCGTCAAAGATGATGAGTTTGCAGATCAGTTGAAGGCTCGATGGGGTGATACACAGGTAACACTCAACTCACATCTAGCATGTTCTTAAAATTTACATCATCTATGTTGATACACATCATGAActgattatgtttatatgttcaaGGTCGTGAGTTCTGAACCATCTATAACACCACTTCCACCGCAGGTATACGCTCCGGTACTACTCTTTATAAATGCATATATATTGCAAATTCTGTTGTGTGATATTGAATTCTATAAACAATTTGCATCTACTGTTTGTTATCTGAAGATTAAAGAGAGTGTCGATGAAGCCAAAACTGATGCTGCAGATGATTGTGAAGTTCCAACGGTATtcaatttcaaaaaccaaaacCAGCTTCAGTTATATAAGTTGCTGTCCTATACATGTGAAAAACTGATAGTTTATGTTATCTTTCCAGGACTTAGAGATAACATCCAAACACAACCCAGATCCTCTAACTCCCACCGCAAAAAGACAGAATCATGGTGGTTCCAGCGAGTCGACATCTTTTTGTGATGGTGAACTATCTTCGACCAAATTGAAGAAGATCATCAAGTTGGAGAAAAACAAGTAGACGTGCCGCTACTATTTTGAAACAACGCAAGCATAACGATTCTGTTTTGGCTACTCAGTTCTATATAATATTATGAGTCTTTTGGATGTTTCATTTTGGTTACCTTTTGACTTGACTCCAGATTGTCTGATGTAATGTTTGTTCCTGAATATTTAAAGAATTATAGTTTCCTTCTAAATCCATAGCTCGAACTAAGGTTACAAATGCTAATTAGTAGTCTTTTGGATGTTTCATTTTGGTTATCTTATGACTTTATTCGAGCATGTCTGGTGTAATATTTGTTCCTGAATATTTAAAAACGTATATTTTCCATCTAAATCAATAGTTGTTACTAAGGTTATGAATGTTAATTGTAGCTGGTTATATATTGGATATTCCATTTTGGGAGAATGAATATTTTCGTATTGATATTTTGGTTGCTTATTATATGTCACCCAGTTTCCTTTATAAATAGCATTAGATAACTCAACAAAATGCATACCACAGTTATAATAATATGACACAAACTGCAATTTTCAATTTTCATCAAACAAATTACTTtagtatattatatattatatataacaaGTAATAACATATCATTGTCTATTATAATATGGCACTTTCAACTTCCATTAATAACAAATCACTTTCAACTTTAAAAAGTGATTAATTAAACATGTGAAAATATCAATATCAAAACCtgttacatatatttatatattagatATAAATATTTGGCCCggattacatatatttttatattaatcttTTAAACATATCAGGTGCACCTTTCCAAAACTTTGAACAAAAAGCTGACATGCTTTTTGTAGTTTCTTTCCTCTGTAGCAATCTACCTGCCGCATCCTATACACCACTCAGCAGTCTGCCTCATCCTATACACTACATGACTGCAACTTTATACCTTTCCAATGACTCTTTCCAATGCAATGTCACTACAACTTAGCACTCATTGTTGCGTGAAAACACCCATTGGCTGGCTTCTTTGCACTCATTAGTTAATAGAATTACCATTAATAAATTTATTGGATACTATTGTTTTAATGTCACTAAAACAGTTCAAACCAATTTTTATGGAAGTTTTTTAATGGCATTTGAATTTTGCGGGAAaatataaaatttcaaattacCCTCTCTTTTTTTGATTACTCTTTCACATAGGACCATGCAACTTTTGAAATCACATAGGCAATTGAATCATTAGAATTATCTTATCTTACATCCTCCTTGGACAGCCCTGCATTATCAGCATCTTTCTAAAAGCGTTTCCACTTTATCACAGTGTTGGCTTGATTCTTTAACCATGGAAGCAAACTCTACTTCATCAACTAATGCTACTGCAAAGAATGCTAGACTGCGGAGAAAACTAATATTAGCTCATAGGAGACGCATGCGTAAAAATTTGACCGGGAAACCACAAATTGTCATGGTACACCCAGTTTCATCCCCCATGCATAACCAAAGACATTCACATGGGTGTGGTAGTTCAATGGGTCCAACACAATTATCACCTGGGAATTCTTTTACTACTGGCATTGGAACATCTGGGCAATCTTCAAATGCTGCTTCA
Encoded proteins:
- the LOC131658817 gene encoding uncharacterized protein LOC131658817; amino-acid sequence: MARPMEKIKDINDTKELWKVAVRVSHKWKVVSNNKEHFEMIFEDKEGSDIHVVVPTTCMAAYTEKFEVDRTYTVSNFSVQPNNLVFKPSSHKFLVKFTGGTAVGDVDKHNIPPKPRPFTSFPDIINGNFQKNVLIGKTASRYHFLLHYIVAQLLMFFVFNNPSDVIGMLESVGYQQTQIGGKKFQANFVLRDASNNTINCTLWEDYAKQFFKFNEDNSAKTGPIVIMIQYAKVKEAGQYPLSVTNTFHVTKLLINADLPTVKDFVKTFPKESLRVVSTQLTSQSQQYSRTSTNDNVGQSHLQKLLNGAISVPLSEMKKIRDVKRRKSEL